A stretch of Prunus dulcis chromosome 6, ALMONDv2, whole genome shotgun sequence DNA encodes these proteins:
- the LOC117629602 gene encoding cytochrome P450 81Q32-like produces MEDILFYTSLTLIFILFTFKFLVQPNRRRYKNLPPTPPSLPILGHLHLLKPPVHRTFHRLSQKYGAVFSLWFGSHRVVIVSSPSAVEECFTKNDIVLANRPRLLFGKHLAYNYTTVVAAPYGDHWRNLRRIGATEIFSTARLQTFSEIRKDEVKHLLLKLSQNARDGFAKVELKSMFNELTFNIIMTMVAGKRYYGDDVSVDKEEAKQFRQIMSDVFFYGGAANPADFLPILNWVGRGGYEKKVKTLAKRTDEFLQALIDEHKSKGKNGTTMIDHLLSLQESQPEYYTNQIIKGLILVMLLAGTDTSAVTLEWAMSNLLNNPHVLKKARVELDAQLGQENLVDEPDLSKLPYLQNIISETLRLCPAAPLLVPHFSSDDCTIGGFDVPRDTMILINAWALHRDPQLWDDPESFMPERFESGGDLSHKLIPFGLGRRACPGLGLAQRVVGLTLGSLIQCFEWEKISKEEIDMAEGKGLTMPKVVPLEAMCRARSVMTKVLS; encoded by the exons ATGGAAGACATCTTGTTTTACACATCCCTCACTCTTATCTTCATCCTATTTACCTTCAAGTTCTTGGTCCAACCAAACCGACGTCGTTACAAAAACCTTCCACCAACCCCACCTTCACTTCCAATCCTTGGCCATCTCCACCTCCTAAAACCCCCAGTCCACCGAACCTTCCACCGCCTCTCCCAAAAATACGGTGCCGTTTTCTCACTCTGGTTCGGCTCACACCGCGTGGTCATAGTCTCCTCCCCGTCCGCAGTCGAAGAATGCTTCACCAAAAACGACATCGTTTTAGCCAACCGCCCTCGCTTGCTCTTTGGCAAGCACTTAGCCTACAACTACACCACAGTCGTCGCCGCCCCTTACGGAGACCACTGGCGCAACCTCCGCCGCATTGGCGCCACCGAGATCTTCTCCACCGCCCGACTCCAGACTTTCTCCGAGATCAGAAAGGACGAAGTCAAACACTTATTACTTAAACTCTCACAAAATGCACGTGACGGTTTTGCGAAGGTGGAGCTCAAGTCCATGTTCAATGAGCTCACGTTTAACATCATAATGACAATGGTGGCGGGTAAGAGGTACTACGGCGACGACGTGTCAGTGGACAAAGAAGAGGCCAAACAGTTCAGGCAGATTATGAGCGATGTGTTTTTTTACGGTGGGGCAGCGAACCCAGCTGATTTTTTGCCCATTTTGAATTGGGTTGGGAGAGGTGGTTATGAGAAGAAGGTGAAGACGTTGGCTAAGAGGACAGATGAGTTCTTGCAGGCTCTGATTGATGAGCACAAGAGTAAGGGTAAAAATGGGACTACAATGATTGACCATCTTCTTTCCCTGCAAGAGTCGCAGCCTGAATATTACACCAACCAAATCATCAAGGGCCTTATTCTG GTAATGTTATTAGCTGGTACTGATACATCGGCAGTGACACTGGAATGGGCCATGTCCAATCTACTTAACAATCCGCACGTGTTAAAAAAGGCTAGAGTTGAGCTAGATGCTCAACTAGGCCAAGAAAACCTAGTGGATGAACCAGACCTCTCTAAACTACCCTACCTCCAAAATATCATCTCAGAGACCCTCCGTTTATGCCCAGCAGCTCCATTGCTAGTACCTCATTTTTCGTCCGATGACTGTACTATCGGAGGATTCGATGTGCCACGTGACACAATGATATTGATCAATGCATGGGCTCTGCATAGAGATCCTCAACTGTGGGATGATCCTGAAAGTTTCATGCCTGAGAGGTTTGAAAGTGGTGGCGATTTGTCCCACAAACTCATTCCGTTTGGGCTTGGAAGAAGGGCTTGCCCTGGATTAGGTCTCGCCCAACGTGTGGTGGGCTTGACGTTGGGGTCACTGATTCAATGCTTTGAGTGGGAGAAAATCAGTAAGGAGGAGATTGACATGGCTGAAGGTAAAGGACTCACCATGCCTAAAGTTGTTCCATTGGAGGCAATGTGTAGAGCACGGTCAGTTATGACCAAGGTGCTATCTTGA